Proteins encoded in a region of the Phoenix dactylifera cultivar Barhee BC4 chromosome 3, palm_55x_up_171113_PBpolish2nd_filt_p, whole genome shotgun sequence genome:
- the LOC103702131 gene encoding uncharacterized protein LOC103702131: MESSKHQSWKISVQARSKGLDFRIDASNILPQWGKGGEKISLFLRLFRFFSLKVESKNRIPPRKTKRKSKLFRFLAKIFPRPGELIRSKLATKKRSQVRSPKIGSPPTDGWHHPCQYKVVAMMASLCLLSHSAAEKDGGGIIIHALAFIFCLVLLLKKRKTRSDLFWASSVVSLVGFCMGFLSYTGLVAKAAWRVWNVIISLGCSFAFYQAIWSRTSLIIETRWMILLIVLVLLPSFFCKLGELKYLEALGVCISSANSLVKGICNILVPYIATGQFRM; encoded by the exons ATGGAATCCTCCAAGCACCAGTCATGGAAGATCTCCGTCCAAGCCAGATCCAAGGGCCTTGACTTCCGCATCGACGCCTCCAACATCCTCCCACAATGGGGCAAAGGCGGCGAGAAAATCTCCCTCTTCCTTCGCCTCTtccgtttcttctccctcaaggTGGAATCAAAAAACCGAATCCCCCCAAGAAAAACCAAGCGGAAATCGAAGTTATTCCGCTTCCTGGCCAAGATCTTTCCCCGGCCAGGAGAATTAATCAGAAGCAAACTTGCCACCAAGAAGAGATCACAAGTTCGGAGCCCCAAAATCGGTTCTCCACCAACTGATGGCTGGCATCACCCATGCCAG TATAAGGTGGTGGCGATGATGGCAAGTCTTTGCCTTCTCTCTCATTCAGCAGCAGAAAAGGATGGTGGTGGAATTATAATACATGCACTGGCTTTTATCTTTTGCCTAGTCTTACTGCTTAAAAAGAGGAAAACCCGTTCCGATTTGTTCTGGGCCTCTAGCGTGGTGTCGTTAGTTGGGTTTTGCATGGGTTTTTTGAGTTACACGGGTCTTGTTGCAAAGGCTGCTTGGAGGGTGTGGAATGTCATCATCTCTCTTGGCTGTTCGTTTGCTTTCTATCAA GCTATATGGTCGAGGACTTCACTAATCATTGAGACTAGATGGATGATACTGCTCATTGTTTTGGTTTTGCTTCCATCTTTCTTTTGCAAG CTTGGAGAGCTTAAATACCTAGAGGCACTGGGAGTCTGCATATCTTCAGCAAACTCATTGGTGAAGGGGATCTGCAATATTTTGGTGCCATACATTGCAACAGGGCAGTTCCGTATGTGA
- the LOC103702222 gene encoding cytochrome P450 716B1-like has product MDVGLLGLLQLSIESQPVLLAAVPAIVGILFGGYYMFKTFSFHGKRLPPGSLGLPLFGESISFLKAQKHDKTQEWVETRIRSYGPIFKTSLMGKPTVVITGTAGNRFIFSDNDNAIMSNQPSTVSSIMGKYNTFELTGHNHKLLRSAMASFLKPESLQRYVRDMDSLIKQQIFQEFNGKESVMIVPFMKRITFNVACALLFRLPYGKELDSLFEDLTIALKGMWSLHLNFPTTSFYRAMAARRRIFEYFSKLIEERRKLSEGNASSENDAISSLLNLRDENGEELSEDMLVDNIMTLIIGSHDTSTILLTQFVRHLARDKMFYDYILEEEKKILREKEGTDERLTWNDIQKMKYTWRVAQELMRITPPVFGNFKRAITDTSFGGFHIPKGWQVFWVSSGTHMDEHIFPQPEKFDPSRFEPTSKSYPPYSYIPFGGGPHVCPGSEFARMEVLLIVHHLVTNYEWSEVIPNEPISRDPLPYPAMGLPIKLYVKSKEEICT; this is encoded by the exons ATGGATGTTGGCCTACTTGGCCTTCTGCAACTTTCAATTGAATCCCAACCTGTGCTTCTTGCTGCTGTACCAGCAATTGTTGGAATCCTTTTTGGCGGGTATTACATGTTCAAAACATTCTCCTTCCATGGGAAAAGGCTCCCTCCTGGTTCATTAGGACTGCCACTGTTCGGCGAGTCTATAAGCTTCCTAAAGGCCCAGAAGCATGATAAGACTCAGGAATGGGTGGAAACTCGGATCAGAAGCTATGGACCAATCTTTAAGACTTCCCTCATGGGGAAACCAACAGTTGTTATTACTGGTACAGCAGGTAACCGTTTCATCTTCAGTGATAATGATAACGCCATCATGAGCAACCAACCAAGCACGGTCAGCTCTATCATGGGCAAGTACAACACTTTTGAACTCACTGGACATAATCACAAGCTACTTAGAAGTGCCATGGCCAGCTTCCTCAAGCCAGAGAGCCTCCAGAGGTACGTTAGAGATATGGACTCTCTTATAAAGCAACAAATATTCCAG GAGTTCAATGGAAAGGAATCTGTGATGATTGTCCCGTTTATGAAGAGGATCACTTTCAACGTGGCATGTGCTCTGCTATTCAGACTACCATATGGGAAGGAGCTGGACTCATTGTTCGAAGACTTAACAATTGCTCTAAAAGGGATGTGGAGTTTGCATTTAAACTTTCCGACAACCTCATTTTATCGAGCAATGGCAGCTAGAAGACGAATCTTTGAGTATTTCTCAAAGTTAattgaggaaaggaggaagctgTCAGAAGGAAATGCCAGCTCTGAGAATGATGCGATCTCCTCACTTCTTAACTTGAGAGATGAGAATGGCGAGGAACTTTCTGAAGATATGCTAGTGGATAACATCATGACTCTGATTATTGGCAGCCATGATACATCTACCATCCTTCTGACTCAATTTGTGAGGCACCTTGCCAGGGACAAAATGTTCTACGATTACATATTGGAAG aagaaaagaaaattcttcGAGAGAAGGAAGGAACTGATGAAAGGCTGACATGGAATGACATACAGAAGATGAAGTATACATGGAGAGTAGCCCAAGAGTTGATGAGGATTACTCCTCCAGTATTTGGCAATTTCAAGAGAGCAATCACTGATACATCTTTTGGTGGCTTTCACATACCTAAAGGATGGCAG GTATTTTGGGTGTCGAGCGGCACTCACATGGATGAGCATATTTTCCCTCAGCCAGAGAAGTTCGATCCATCTCGCTTTGAACCAACTTCAAAGTCGTATCCTCCATACTCTTACATCCCTTTTGGAGGAGGGCCGCATGTTTGCCCCGGCAGCGAGTTTGCCCGAATGGAGGTGTTGCTCATCGTGCATCACTTGGTCACAAACTATGAGTGGTCAGAGGTGATTCCTAATGAGCCGATTTCAAGAGACCCTCTGCCTTATCCAGCAATGGGCCTTCCAATCAAGCTATATGTTAAGAGCAAGGAAGAAATTTGTACCTGA